Proteins encoded together in one Lysinibacillus sp. FSL K6-0232 window:
- a CDS encoding IclR family transcriptional regulator, which yields MTLKTLDNSLEVLKYFNKENPTWGVRELAKEMNISHSIVYRILATFEQHGFLIQNPETKKYELGLRFLEYGQMVKDKLNLSDFVLPIMRNVADTVKESVFLTWLDGADGVTVEIAESSQTIKFSVSIGTRTPLYIGASCKTIMAFLPEEKQQEIMDHGMKKLTPDTITDPAAMLADLEKIQQQGWCFTTGEYAHSVFGLGVPLFNSKKEVIASLTIAGPIYRKPTEDKLPEMINVLQYGAMNIQRYFDQYSFKLYHE from the coding sequence ATGACATTAAAAACATTGGATAACTCATTAGAGGTTTTAAAATATTTTAATAAAGAAAATCCTACGTGGGGTGTACGAGAATTAGCGAAAGAGATGAATATTAGTCATTCTATTGTTTATCGAATTTTGGCAACATTCGAACAACATGGCTTTCTTATTCAAAATCCTGAAACCAAAAAATATGAATTAGGGCTGCGCTTTTTAGAATACGGGCAAATGGTCAAAGATAAATTAAACCTTTCTGATTTTGTGCTGCCGATTATGAGAAATGTAGCAGACACTGTCAAGGAATCTGTATTTTTAACGTGGCTGGATGGTGCAGATGGTGTGACGGTAGAAATTGCAGAAAGCTCTCAAACCATTAAATTTTCGGTGTCAATTGGTACACGTACACCATTATACATAGGAGCATCCTGTAAAACGATTATGGCATTTCTTCCTGAGGAGAAGCAGCAGGAGATTATGGATCACGGGATGAAAAAATTAACGCCTGATACAATTACAGACCCTGCTGCGATGCTGGCTGATTTAGAGAAGATTCAACAGCAGGGCTGGTGCTTTACAACAGGCGAGTATGCCCATTCGGTATTTGGGCTTGGCGTCCCTCTCTTTAATAGTAAAAAAGAAGTAATTGCTTCGTTAACGATTGCAGGACCTATTTATCGTAAGCCAACAGAGGACAAGCTACCTGAAATGATTAATGTTCTGCAATACGGTGCTATGAATATTCAACGCTACTTTGATCAATATAGCTTTAAATTATATCATGAATAA
- a CDS encoding MarR family winged helix-turn-helix transcriptional regulator — MKQTNIFKLIHMIEQVNNANIIRFTKAFPYPLGISPILVLGELHIKGPQKQAELAETLGYTKGAMTSIAEKLVKLELAERLYDPSDRRTIRLQITTEGKEALTKAQAIGKEVFVQLFEVLDEQEITQYLQIQEKLVQGIQQKNN, encoded by the coding sequence TTGAAACAAACAAATATTTTTAAATTGATTCATATGATTGAGCAGGTAAATAATGCAAATATTATACGTTTTACAAAGGCATTCCCTTATCCACTAGGGATTTCGCCCATTTTAGTATTAGGTGAGCTGCATATAAAGGGCCCGCAAAAGCAAGCCGAATTAGCGGAAACGCTTGGCTATACAAAAGGGGCAATGACAAGTATTGCAGAAAAGCTTGTGAAGCTTGAACTAGCAGAACGATTGTATGATCCTTCTGATCGCCGTACTATTCGCTTACAAATAACAACTGAGGGCAAAGAGGCACTGACAAAAGCACAAGCCATTGGAAAAGAGGTTTTTGTCCAGCTTTTCGAGGTATTAGATGAGCAAGAAATTACGCAGTATTTACAAATTCAAGAAAAATTAGTGCAAGGCATACAGCAAAAAAATAACTAG